One genomic region from Esox lucius isolate fEsoLuc1 chromosome 24, fEsoLuc1.pri, whole genome shotgun sequence encodes:
- the syt4 gene encoding synaptotagmin-4 — protein MAPMVAEETQFAEVPVSVAVVSVFGLISCVSIFAWICCQRKNTKSQKTQPYKFVHMLKGVDIYPESLSGKKKFAATANENKTDVNGNSNSKQPTQQQAALSPTSGRTSLHLDLEKQRDLNGNFTTTKPLHPSAHSHTKVRSSPDLEVPSPYPGFTQPGVKDQALASPSTTTSGSLSSQAATPTMGTADQDKPQDEGIDVGLGTLHFSLEYNSEKKAFVVHIKEAHGLTPTDEQSLTSDPYIKLTLLPEKKHRVKTRVLRKTLDPAFDETFSFYGIPLVRVQELSLHFMVLSFDRFSRDEVIGETLVPLAGINLTEGRVLMSREIIKKNVKRSAGRGELLLSLCYQSTTSTLTVVVLKARHLPKNDNHGPSDPYVKINLFQGKKRVSKKKTHVKKCSPNPVFNELFVFDVASQEGLRETSVELLLMDSESPPTRAGDTSRSSKPILGRLVLGMAAPGTSGEHWREICDHPRRQIAKWHALSED, from the exons ATGGCTCCAATGGTCGCGGAAGAAACGCAGTTTG CGGAAGTGCCTGTGAGTGTTGCTGTGGTGAGTGTGTTCGGCCTCATCTCGTGCGTCTCCATCTTTGCCTGGATTTGCTGCCAGCGTAAAAACACCAAGTCCCAGAAGACACAGCCCTACAAGTTTGTTCACATGCTCAAAGGAGTGGACATCTACCCGGAGAGCCTCAGTGGCAAAAAGAAGTTTGCCGCCACAGCAAACGAAAACAAAACGGACGTGAACGGAAACAGCAATAGTAAACAACCGACACAACAACAAGCAGCCTTGAGCCCGACCAGCGGCAGAACGTCTCTCCACCTGGACCTGGAGAAACAACGAGACCTGAACGGcaacttcaccaccaccaaacccCTACACCCCAGTGCTCATAGTCACACCAAGGTCCGTAGCTCCCCAGATCTGGAAGTTCCCTCCCCTTATCCAGGGTTTACTCAACCTGGGGTTAAAGACCAGGCCCTTGCATCCCCCTCTACGACCACCAGTGGTAGCCTCTCAAGCCAGGCCGCCACCCCCACCATGGGAACTGCAGACCAGGACAAACCCCAGGACGAGGGCATTGATGTGGGCCTTGGTACCCTTCATTTCTCCCTAGAGTACAACTCTGAGAAAAAGGCGTTTGTGGTTCACATCAAGGAGGCCCATGGGCTGACCCCGACTGACGAGCAGTCCCTGACTTCTGACCCTTACATCAAGCTTACCCTGCTGCCCGAGAAGAAGCACCGGGTCAAGACTCGCGTGTTGAGGAAAACTCTGGACCCAGCGTTTGATGAGACCTTCAGCTTCTATGGGATCCCCTTGGTCCGCGTGCAGGAGTTGTCTCTCCATTTCATGGTGCTCAGTTTTGATCGGTTCTCCCGCGATGAGGTCATCGGGGAGACTCTCGTCCCATTGGCTGGGATCAACCTGACAGAGGGCCGTGTCCTCATGAGCCGTGAGATCATCAAGAAGAATGTCAAG AGAAGTGCTGGGCGCGGGGAGCTGCTGCTGTCTCTTTGTTACCAGTCAACAACCAGCACTTTGACAGTGGTGGTATTGAAGGCTCGCCACCTGCCCAAGAACGATAACCACGGGCCGTCTG aCCCATATGTGAAAATCAACCTCTTCCAAGGGAAAAAGCGTGTCAGTAAGAAGAAGACCCATGTGAAGAAGTGTTCCCCCAACCCTGTGTTCAACGAGCTGTTTGTGTTCGATGTTGCCTCCCAGGAGGGGCTGAGGGAGACCAGCGTCGAGCTCCTGCTCATGGACTCTGAATCTCCTCCAACAAGGGCAGGGGACACCTCCCGGTCCTCCAAGCCCATTCTCGGACGCCTGGTCCTGGGTATGGCTGCTCCCGGCACCTCCGGTGAGCACTGGAGGGAGATATGTGACCACCCGCGCCGACAGATTGCCAAGTGGCACGCCCTGTCTGAGGACTAG